In Methylotenera sp. L2L1, the following proteins share a genomic window:
- a CDS encoding transglycosylase SLT domain-containing protein encodes MFSFFTKRLDLFPSRYIRQLWLAALLLSGNVAAMSDQDLFEHARDAYAKRNELALAEDVSQLNDQQYILAPYAAYWLMLLRLDQADSAEVDAFITQYADMAFVDRLRGEWLKKLGKKQEWTLFLEHYPHFKRADTAVECYALYGKSQLEHQDVAAQVKRIWLSSADLPSSCTPLFDAMQQAGALSNSDIWARLRLALHDGKLNVAKSIIARLPSFDKNNLELLDVANQTPKLLLTNKTVNVKINNKKAVLKTPSFKAKDDIEVNLYALDVLARSNIDDAVAVNLQIQQQWSAPDAAFAWGRIAYHAARNHHPQALEYYAKAHEVSLDKEQLAWMARAAMRAQNWDVLLDAIGRMSAEQQQEGAWRYWKGRALKEKAVLVEANKILGPLSTERHYYGWLALEELGSVVNSPQLQYTPTELEVTAIASQPAIKRAFELQKLDMRWEAKAEWVWATRDFDDKQLLAAAEYAQRQKWYDVAISTADNTKQLHDFNLRYPIPYRDLFRAAAVNENVDEAWIYGLTRQESRFMHYAKSGVGASGLMQLMPATAKWAAQRMGLSDYSHEMIHDLKFNVGIGTYYMRYTLEVMNGQAVMATAAYNAGPSRARRWVADEPLEAAIYVETIPFGETRSYVQKVMANAQIYAPRLGLPVQSLKARMGTVPGRIKSEVILADVE; translated from the coding sequence ATGTTTAGTTTCTTCACAAAACGATTAGACCTATTTCCATCGCGGTATATTCGTCAGCTTTGGTTAGCTGCGTTGTTGCTGTCAGGTAATGTCGCTGCAATGTCAGACCAAGACTTGTTCGAGCACGCACGTGACGCCTACGCTAAAAGAAATGAACTAGCATTGGCAGAAGATGTAAGCCAGCTTAATGACCAGCAGTATATATTGGCGCCTTATGCGGCTTACTGGCTAATGTTACTTAGGTTGGACCAAGCTGATAGTGCGGAAGTAGACGCGTTTATTACGCAATATGCCGATATGGCTTTTGTGGATCGTTTGCGTGGTGAGTGGCTAAAAAAATTAGGTAAAAAGCAGGAGTGGACATTATTTCTGGAGCATTACCCACACTTCAAGCGTGCTGATACCGCAGTTGAGTGCTATGCCTTGTATGGGAAAAGTCAGCTTGAGCATCAGGATGTGGCAGCGCAAGTTAAAAGAATCTGGTTAAGCTCTGCAGACCTACCAAGTAGTTGTACACCATTGTTTGATGCAATGCAGCAGGCTGGTGCGTTGAGCAATAGCGATATCTGGGCAAGGTTAAGGCTAGCCTTGCATGATGGGAAGTTAAATGTTGCTAAGAGCATTATTGCTCGCTTGCCATCATTTGATAAGAATAATCTCGAACTGTTGGATGTAGCAAATCAAACACCTAAGCTGTTGCTTACCAATAAAACAGTGAATGTGAAAATTAACAACAAGAAAGCTGTTTTAAAGACGCCTTCGTTTAAGGCAAAAGATGACATAGAAGTTAACCTGTATGCACTTGATGTGTTAGCGCGTAGCAATATCGATGATGCTGTGGCGGTTAATTTACAAATTCAGCAGCAATGGTCTGCGCCTGATGCTGCGTTTGCATGGGGGCGAATTGCTTACCATGCCGCGCGTAACCATCATCCCCAAGCGCTTGAGTATTATGCAAAGGCACATGAAGTTTCGTTAGATAAAGAACAGTTGGCATGGATGGCACGCGCGGCTATGCGTGCCCAAAACTGGGACGTATTGTTAGATGCGATTGGCCGAATGAGCGCAGAGCAACAGCAGGAAGGTGCTTGGCGTTATTGGAAGGGGCGTGCCTTAAAGGAAAAGGCTGTATTGGTTGAGGCTAATAAAATCTTGGGCCCACTATCTACCGAGCGGCACTATTATGGATGGCTTGCGCTAGAGGAGTTGGGCAGTGTGGTGAACAGCCCACAACTGCAATATACCCCAACTGAACTAGAGGTGACTGCCATCGCCAGCCAGCCAGCGATTAAGCGAGCATTTGAGTTGCAAAAACTGGATATGCGTTGGGAGGCTAAAGCGGAGTGGGTGTGGGCAACCCGTGATTTTGACGATAAGCAGCTGCTGGCTGCGGCAGAATATGCGCAGCGTCAGAAATGGTACGATGTGGCAATCAGTACTGCAGACAATACTAAGCAGTTGCATGACTTTAATTTACGTTATCCAATACCATATCGTGATTTATTTCGAGCAGCCGCTGTGAACGAAAATGTAGATGAAGCTTGGATTTATGGCTTAACCCGCCAAGAAAGCAGATTCATGCATTATGCAAAATCTGGCGTAGGTGCCTCTGGTTTAATGCAACTAATGCCAGCGACTGCCAAATGGGCAGCTCAACGTATGGGTTTAAGTGATTACAGTCATGAGATGATTCACGATTTAAAGTTTAACGTTGGCATTGGCACTTACTACATGCGTTATACCCTAGAGGTGATGAATGGTCAGGCGGTAATGGCAACGGCAGCTTATAACGCCGGCCCGAGTCGTGCGCGGCGCTGGGTAGCAGATGAGCCATTAGAGGCTGCTATTTACGTTGAAACTATCCCTTTTGGTGAAACCAGAAGCTATGTACAAAAAGTGATGGCAAACGCGCAGATCTACGCACCAAGGTTAGGTCTCCCTGTACAAAGTTTAAAAGCAAGAATGGGCACGGTGCCTGGGCGCATCAAGTCGGAAGTGATTTTGGCAGATGTCGAGTAG